A window of the Marinitoga hydrogenitolerans DSM 16785 genome harbors these coding sequences:
- the cmr4 gene encoding type III-B CRISPR module RAMP protein Cmr4 codes for MSIYKKEYILKSINPIHIGTGGVRLGRVDNTIIRKVHSEIPYIPGTALSGALRGYSAIKVEKASCGGANIDKENYKSLYCGHDDCPICQNFGYTLYGKSKQGNLKINDAEIILFPVKTNYGIMYITTIEMFYKVIDKENSKDDIFSEKMRNILIDNIYIKDIKVLKEDINIKISDIALEQIIILDEKMFSYFINKMLEVRTSVSLENHIAIDGALFTYEAIPENTYFYLEINSKMPFDKKYSKFEISDVINRGFEGIKEFGIGGMTTRGFGSLELVSEV; via the coding sequence ATGAGTATTTATAAAAAAGAATATATATTAAAATCTATAAATCCTATTCATATAGGAACAGGTGGGGTTAGATTGGGAAGAGTGGACAACACAATAATAAGAAAAGTTCATAGTGAAATTCCATATATTCCTGGAACTGCATTATCTGGAGCCTTAAGAGGATATTCTGCAATAAAAGTAGAAAAAGCTTCATGTGGTGGTGCAAATATAGATAAAGAAAATTATAAGAGCTTATACTGTGGACATGATGATTGCCCAATATGCCAAAATTTTGGATATACATTATATGGAAAATCAAAACAAGGAAATTTAAAAATAAATGATGCGGAAATAATATTGTTTCCTGTAAAGACTAATTATGGAATTATGTACATTACAACAATAGAAATGTTTTATAAGGTTATTGACAAAGAAAATTCTAAAGATGATATTTTTTCAGAGAAAATGAGAAATATATTAATAGATAATATATATATAAAAGATATTAAAGTTTTAAAAGAAGATATAAATATTAAAATTTCCGATATAGCATTGGAACAAATAATTATTTTAGATGAAAAAATGTTTAGTTATTTCATAAATAAAATGTTGGAAGTTCGTACGTCTGTATCGCTTGAAAATCATATTGCTATAGACGGAGCATTATTCACATATGAAGCAATACCGGAAAATACATATTTTTATTTAGAGATAAATTCAAAAATGCCTTTCGATAAAAAATATTCAAAGTTTGAAATATCAGATGTTATAAATCGGGGTTTTGAAGGTATAAAAGAGTTTGGGATAGGTGGTATGACAACAAGAGGATTTGGATCCTTGGAATTGGTTAGTGAGGTGTGA